The genomic DNA aaagaagtctcaGTTTTCTGTCTGTCTAATGGAGATATGGAGATATAGGCCCTCTGGGTTCCTGCACTGGGTTCCTTTCCAGTTTGGCACAGAGGTCCTCTCAGGACCCACTTCTCTCACCACACTGGCCCACTCCGGTTTCCTGGAGGATTCCCCAGAAGCCCTTGGGGGGCATACTGCAGGCACCTCTCCCCCGTCAGGTGAGGCAAGCATTTGACCTGGTAGGAGAATTTCAGGAGACCGTGGTCCATGGGGCATGACACCTCATGTGAGCCAGACTTTGGGGTGCGGTCACAAGTGCCAAGAAGGTCATCGTCCCAGCCAAAGTCTGCATCCCAGACCTGCACCCTCAGGGGGCCCCCGGTGGCCAGGAGCACATCCCCGAAGTCCAGCCGCGTCATCCACCTGGGGTTGTTATCGTTCCATACTGTGGCGGTCCTCTGCTCCTGGCCGGCGAAGAAGACCTTCAGATAGGCGTCCGTGGCAGTGATCCAGTCTCCCCACAGACCTGATGCCTTGAAGTTCATGACCTCCAGGTGGGCCAGTCCCTTCTGccggggacagcagtcctgggTGGTGGCTGCTGAACCAGGACACATGCACTGGCATGGGTTCTTCGGGTTCTTGTGTTGCCCCGGGGGGCACGGGCGGTTGCAGTCCCTCCAGCGTGCCCTGTCAGTCACGTACTTGCTCACGGCCTGCCTGAGGGCCTCCCGCCGCGGGTCCTGGCTCTCCACAAGCATGTGCAGAGGCTCCAGCGTGTAGTCCACCAGGCCAGGGCTGTCCTGCAGTGAGGCCACCCAGGCTGAGAACTGCTCGGGCCCAGCCTGGCTCCCGAAGAGCAGGTCATGCATGGTTGAGTGGTGGCCACCATCGACATTGGAATGGCGCTCCCGGTAGGCCTGGTGGAAGGAGGTCCCCACCTTGtggttcttcttcttctcctcacATGCCTTGAACGATGGCGAGGCACTGGCCCTGTCGCTTATGCTGACCTCAGCCTCGACAGCCAGGCAGTCCTCGACCTCGCTGGCTGTGAGCCCCTCCAGGGCCAGCTCGCAGGTGCGCAGGGCGGTGAGGGCCGAGATGCGGCCGCCCAGCTCCATGGACCGGATGAAGTGGGTTCCGTAGCTGGAGATGAGCCTGTGGTAGTCGGGCTTGGTGGAGGTGTTGAAGTGGGGGGGCAGTGTCTTGAGGGCCCTCTTGAACTCAGGGTGTACTGGGGGAGTGTGCACCAGGTGAAAACTGAGAGGTGAGAAAAAAGCAGGTGAGCCCAGTGGTGGGCCCCTTTCAGTAACCCCCTTGAGATTGCCCAAGGTCGTATTAAATGTCAGAGctagggcttgaacccaggtgaCGTGGCTGCAAAGCCCAAGCTCTGAATCACCCATCCAGCAGGAAAACCCACTCTGCCCATTGCCCCTTGGTAACCTAGATAGTTTGTATAGGTTTTTCTTActcaaaaaagtttgttttttctctcaattttctaattttaaaagcaatgatACCCTACTGTTGGTAACCTTCTGGCTTTGGAGCCTAATCCTGTAggctttgtctgtctgtctcttggGCTGGGTCCTGTGTGCTCAGGCTCCTGACAGCTCTGGCCATGCAGTCAGGAGGTGCCCTGTCTCACTGTGTGGGAAACATGGCCTTCCGTGAGAGAAATCAGGGTCGGTGACTCTAGGTCCCATGGAGACATGCATTTCTCAGGGTGACAAAGTCCCTGAGGACTTGGGGCGTGTCTACTTTTGTTCAACCTGTAGTCATAATTCCCAGCACAGAGCCTGAGAAGGCAGAAATGAAGAGTGCTTGAGTGGATGAAACAGGCCCAGGGAAGAGGGACTGAGCTGGGTCTCCTGCCCACTGGAAGCTGGCAATGCCCAAGAAAGAGGGGGTTTGGCATCTCCTCCTGGTGGAAGCAGCCTCCGGTCCCCACCTTACCCTTCCAGGACTCCCAGATCACCCTGAGTTTCCCGTTTCTTTTCTCAagtcccctccacccccagtgcTCACCTGTAAAAGCGACACTCCACTAAGTCCATGCTGAAGCGGTAGTTGTCCTGGTGAGTCTTCTGGGCGGCGAAGTTGGCATCCTCGGAGTGGGAGCCCGCCACTGTCACACGGACATTAGCATTTGGCTTGGGAGACACGTCCAGCCCCACCTGCCAGTCGTTGCGGATCCTGTTGGCCGCCTCCCCAGCCACATCCTCGGTGGAGCGGCCCTCTAGCTTGACCACCCTGCGCTTGCAGCCCGCTCCGTGGGCACGCCAGTCGGTGATTGCCAGGGGCAGGCGCTGGAGGACATCCTTCTGCAGGGCATTGCGGCAGAGGGTGCAAGTGCCGTCGGGCCGCAGGAAACGCTGTGTGTCCACTGGGAACGAGCCTGAGCGCTGGAGGCTGGTCACATCCACGCCCTCCCCTGCCAGCCAGGAGCCCGGCACAAACTTGAGGGCGCGCTGGCACTCAGAGCGCGCGGCTGTGTagcagggggcaggggcaggtgtGGGCAGAAGCAGGAGGATGCCAAGGAGGAGCACTCGGGCAGCCATGGAGCTGTGGAGACAGGGGGCATTTGGTCTCCCAGAAGCTGTGGGCAGGGGTGTGGAGGGTGGCCAACCCTTCCTCCAACTGTAGGTTATCAGGACATATGCGGTGGAGAGGGATGGAGATACATCTCTCAAGTCACTGGACGTCAGAGCTGGTATGGCCTTTACAAATCTGGTCCACCCCCTGCATTGTATGGCTGGACCCAGACAGgggaagggacttgcccaaggtcacacagccaggcgGAGACCTTACTAGGATTTCGAATAGGAATCCAGATGGATGGTTTTGTCCCCAGGACCACAGCTACTGTTGGTGGAGAGGGGTTCTGCATGCAGAGGAGGGGGCAGAGAGTAGTTGGACAAGATTTGAGGAGGAATTTGGGAACTCTAGGGTAGCCTGGATTCTGGAGAGGGATCATTTTGGATTCAAGAACAAGCCATGCTTTCTTTACCCACTCCACCTCTCTcactccaccccctcccccattaAGCTCTTAGCAGTACTGGGGAAGAAATGAGGTTGCACATCACCATCTTCCTCCCCATTGTGCCTTAGGGGCCTCTCTCTGAGCTCATGGAAGAACATCAGCCTGAATTCTAGGATAAAAGCTGCCCAAGCACCTGTGTCCCTAGATCCAGTGTGGGGAGGAGCCATTCGGCTTGGTCTCCTCCTGATGCTCGTCTCCTCTTTGGCCTTCCCTGCCCGGCTCTGCGGAATTCTGCTCATATCTGTGAGCTGCCTGTCACTAAACACTAGCTAAAATGTTCTTCCTCAATTGGAGGTGGCTCAGGAGCCTCACTGGGGCTGCTTATGAACTGGAATCTCCACTCTATCCCTGTCCAAACAGCTCCTCAGAGACCGCTCCCCTCTCGCACCTACCAGGGACAGCAGCTTGTTGGAGGCCCAGGGGATCATGGAGGGCAGGAACCTACCCTGCATTCTAGCTTGGAGCCTCCCATGCCTTCCCCAAAGGAGTGGCAAAATTCCAGGCAACACAGCAGGCCCCAGGGAGGTAAACAGGAGAAGGGGAGTCTTTGGAATGCCCTCAGATCATCTCACTTAGGGAGCCAGCATGGTTCATAACTTTAAAAAACTGACTCTGGGGACCTTCCCGGTGGTTTGGCAGATAaagctctgtgcttccactgcagtgggtgcaagttcgatccctggttggggagctaaaatcccacatgttgcatgatgtggccaaaaaattatTACTCATTTCCACCCTGACCCCCATCATATTATCTCCCAGGGAGCCTGTTTCTGGActctttttagttttaatttgaaGGGGCCTTAAAGACGATGTACTCTAACCTCTTCATTTTGTATAACAGAAAACTGAAGCCCTGGGAGGGCGTGAAGCAGCCCAGAGAGTCAGTAGTAGAGCACAGTCTAGACACTGGCCTCTTGTCTTAAGGGACACAGCACTTCCTGCTCCATCAGGCTCTTCCCCAGACAGGCTTTTATGCCCCTCTGTCCCCACCCAGGGGCTCCCAGCCTCCCTGGCTCCCTGCTTCCTCCCTACCTGGAGTCCATGCTGAGATGCTCCTAAGCAGACACCTCTCCCCACGGACAGCTCCTGAAATGGTGGCGCAGCCCCCCACACAGGCTCACCACACAGCTCATCACCCAGGCCACAGCTCACATCACGTCTGcttcctgccccgcccccaccagctCTAGTCACGGGTCCCTTGTGCTCTcacccccccacctcccgccACCGCCCACCGGCACCCACCCTGTCCTCACCTCCCCATCCGGCTTGCTCACAGCCCTCAGGAAACAAGCGGTGAGGGCCAGAGGCTCATCTGCCATGCAGCGCTGCCTGGGGCATGGGAACCCGGGGCAAACAGGTGAGGTTCCGCGGGTGGAGCAAGAACACAGGGGTCTGAGAGCTTTGAGATTCAACTCTGGAGTTGATGACAGGCCAGCAGGAACAGTTTTCCTGCTTCTCCCCGCAGCATCGCATGTGTGAGCTGTAAGAGGCAGTATAGAGTAGGAGCTTGGGAACCAGGCTGCCTGTACTTGGGCCAGCTCGGATGCCCAGTAGCTGTGTGGCCTGGTCAGCGTCTTTAGCCTCTCtgtgctttagtttcctcatctcaaAATGGGGCTACTCTTAGTGTAGACCCCATGGGTTATGAAGATTTGAAGGGTTACTATGTGTGAAGCGCTCAGACCAGCGCCTGGCCCTCTGTGAGTATTAAAGCATGTGACCATTCCTTCCTCCCAGGGCAGTGGGgagaaaataaattcttgttCAGACCTCTTTGCCCACTTCCTGCCCACACCTgcagcccagccccagggccaGGTTCTGGACTCCAAACACATGTTCCAGGACAGCATCTCCTGCTCCTCAGTCTGTGAGAACCAGTGGCCTCGCTGGTTTCCAGCCTCCACGCTCTGGTCTGGAATAGTACCCATAGCGTGGATGGGTGGACAGCTGTGTGACCCCGTTGGGGAGAGAGATGTGGGTGGGACCAGGGGCCCGGGGTCTTCTCCAACTTCTGTCTTTACCTGAGGTTTCCATGGGTTGAGTGACTCACAGACCAACTTCTGGGAGTGGGGGCAACATCATAGTGGTCTGAGGCGGAGATAGCTCGTTAAGTGGGGCACCGTTCTTTTGAGTTCACCCCCCAACCGCATCAGTAACAGGAAAAAATAGCCACAGGCCCCAGACCACGTGTGACACCACTGGATGGCTCATTCTTCCGAGTTTATGCCCCCTGCTGTGTCCCCTGCTCTTACAGGAACTGGGGCTTAAGCCCTCTTCTTGAAACCCAGCCCTATCTCCTCCCCACGATGTTCCCCTTTCTCTCTTAGAATTTACAGCCTCCTGACCCCCTTCTAGCTCCTGCCCACAGCCAAGGTCAGATATCCAGGCTGTGGAGTTCAGTTTTGCCTGTGTTCAGAAGACCAGCTTAAAGAGCGTGGAACCCCGTAGAAAATCTGTAGGAAGACAAAGGGGTGATAGGGGATACTGGTTCCAATCCCAACTTCAGTGTAGGCTTGCTGCGTGACTCTTGGCAGTAGAGTTTACACACCTTTCTAGGTtcgcttcctcatctataaaatcaaAGAGAGGACTTTGAAATTTCTAGGGATCCTTAGGCTTCTAATGATGAAATGTGCACTTGGCAGTTTTCATCTGGTGTGTAAAGTAGCTAATGTCCAAGACATGCTGGTGAGGGGCAGTCCGTGAAAGAGCAGTGATGACATTGACATTCGCAACTTCTGATGACAGCTGTCCTCTCCAACTGAAACTTCGCACTTGAAATGTGTTTTAATCACAGTTTTTCCCGAGAGACATTAAGTTGCAATTTTCAGAAACCATCTGTATGGTTTATTGTTAACAACtttgttgaaatataattcacataccatacaatgcacccatttaaagtatataattcagtgggttttagtgcattcacagaattgtgcagccatcaccaccatcaattttagaacattttcatcacttcctCAGAAAAACCATGTACCTATTAGCCGTCACTGCTCATTTCCCCGGATACCAATCTACTTTCTGGCTCTGTGGATTTTCCTTTTAACTGAATCATACAAGGTATGACTTTTTGTATCTGTAGTATCATTCCACATATTTCCAAGGTTCGTCCAAGTTGTAGAATGTATCAAAACTGCCTGctttctatggctgaataatattctgttgtgtggacataccacatttgtttatccatttatcatttgatggatgttttggttgttttcactttctggctattgtgaataatgctgctatgagcatttgcatacaaattttttgtgtgtgagcaTATGTTTTCATATGTCTTGGATCTACATGTAGGAGTGGAATTGATGGGTCTATAGTAACTCTTTAGGAACCATTTTCCTATGTgccccattttacattcccactagcagcatgcgaggttccagtttctccacatccttgttatTATCTGACTTTCTGACTGTAGCCACTCTTGTGTGTATGAAGTgttgtctcattgtggtttcaatttgcatttctccaacggctaatgatgttgagcatcttttcatttgtttattggtCACTTGCGTGTCTtcttccccactccagtactcttgcctggaaaatcccatggatggaggagcctggtgggctgcaagtccatggggtctcgaagagtcggaca from Bos taurus isolate L1 Dominette 01449 registration number 42190680 breed Hereford chromosome 28, ARS-UCD2.0, whole genome shotgun sequence includes the following:
- the PRF1 gene encoding perforin-1 precursor (The RefSeq protein has 4 substitutions compared to this genomic sequence) — protein: MAARLLLLGILLLLPTPAPAPCYTAARSECQRALKFVPGSWLAGEGVDVTSLQRSGSFPVDTQRFLRPDGTCTLCRNALQKDVLQRLPLAITDWRAHGAGCKRRVVKLEGRSTEDVAGEAANGIRNDWQVGLDVSPKPNANVRVTVAGSHSEDANFAAQKTHQDNYRFGMDLVECRFYSFHLVHTPPVHPEFKRALKTLPPHFNTSTKPDYHRLISSYGTHFIRSMELGGRISALTXLRTCELALEGLTASEVEDCLAVEAEVSISDRASASPSFKACEEKKKNHKVGTSFHQAYRERHSNVDGGHHSTMHDLLFGSQAGPEQFSAWVASLQDSPGLVDYTLEPLHMLVESQDPRREALRQAVSKYVTDRARWRDCNRPCPPGQHKNPKNPCQCMCPGSAATTQDCCPRQKGLAHLEVMNFKASGLWGDWITATDAYLKVFFAGQEQRTATVWNDNNPRWMTRLDFGDVLLATGGPLRVQVWDADFGWDDDLLGTCDRTPKSGSHEVSCPMDHGLLKFSYQVKCLPHLTGERCLQYAPQGLLGNPPGNRSGPVW
- the PRF1 gene encoding perforin-1 isoform X1, with the translated sequence MDSSSMAARVLLLGILLLLPTPAPAPCYTAARSECQRALKFVPGSWLAGEGVDVTSLQRSGSFPVDTQRFLRPDGTCTLCRNALQKDVLQRLPLAITDWRAHGAGCKRRVVKLEGRSTEDVAGEAANRIRNDWQVGLDVSPKPNANVRVTVAGSHSEDANFAAQKTHQDNYRFSMDLVECRFYSFHLVHTPPVHPEFKRALKTLPPHFNTSTKPDYHRLISSYGTHFIRSMELGGRISALTALRTCELALEGLTASEVEDCLAVEAEVSISDRASASPSFKACEEKKKNHKVGTSFHQAYRERHSNVDGGHHSTMHDLLFGSQAGPEQFSAWVASLQDSPGLVDYTLEPLHMLVESQDPRREALRQAVSKYVTDRARWRDCNRPCPPGQHKNPKNPCQCMCPGSAATTQDCCPRQKGLAHLEVMNFKASGLWGDWITATDAYLKVFFAGQEQRTATVWNDNNPRWMTRLDFGDVLLATGGPLRVQVWDADFGWDDDLLGTCDRTPKSGSHEVSCPMDHGLLKFSYQVKCLPHLTGERCLQYAPQGLLGNPPGNRSGPVW